A region of the Pseudarthrobacter sp. MM222 genome:
TCCGATGATCGATTCAGGCCGCGTCTTCGCCGCGGTCCCGCCGCTGCACCGGGTGGAGGTGGTCAACGCCGGCCAGAAGGCCAACGAGATGATCTACACCTATTCTGAGGCGGAGCTGCACGTGCTGCTGGCCCGTCTCGCCAAGGAAGGCAAGCGGTACAAGGAGCCGATCCAGCGCTACAAGGGGCTCGGCGAAATGGACGCGGAGCAGCTGGCCGAGACCACGATGGACCCGCGCCACCGCACCTTGCGCAAGGTGGGAATCGAAAACGCGAAGCAGGCCGAGGAAACCTTCGACCTGCTGATGGGTTCCGACGTCGCACCCCGCAAGGATTTCATCATTGCCGGCGCGGCCAGCCTGGACCGGGAGCGGATCGACGCCTGACTCCGGGTCCACGCTGCGCAGGCGGGACGTCTGCCCCTTACGCGCCGTTCCACCTTCGGATAGTGTTTCTGTCACCGATCCGGACACGGACGCTCGGACCCGGATTCCGCAAATCCAGGAGTTCCCATGAGGCACCGGAATATCAGAGCTGCGGCCATCGCCGCCACTATGGGGCTGGCGGTCGGTTTCGCACCGCCCGCTGCCGCCGACGCAGGAACGGACTCCGGGGCGCTGAGGGCTGCCGTGTCCGCAGAAAACATTCTGTCCCACCTCAAGGCGCTGCAGGCAGTCGCGGATGCCAACGGCGGGAACCGCGCTGCCGGAACACGGGGCTACGAGAAATCGGCCCGTTACATCGAGGATCGACTCAAGGACGCCGGCTACGAACCGGTCCGCCAGCGGTTCACGTACAGCCGGTACGGGTTCGTGGCTGCGGCGCTGGAGCGCATCTCCCCGCTGCCGAGAACTTACGGCTACGGCGCCGCGGACGGGTTTTTGGACATGTACTATTCCGGAGCCGGCGAGGTGACTGCCCAAGTCAGTGCCGTGGATATCAACCTTGCCGGCGCACGCGGTTCGACGAGCGGCTGCGAGAAAGCTGATTTCCGGGGCTTCCGGTCCGGCCACATCGCCCTCATCCAGCGCGGCACCTGCGGATTCCGGGACAAGGTGGACAACGCCGTGGCAGCCGGGGCGGCCGGCGTCATCGTCTTCAATCAGGGCGATGTGGTTCCGGGAGATGACCGCATGGGCCTGTTCGGCGGAACCCTTGAGGCTCCCCAGGCCAAGGTCCCCGTCGTCAGCACGACCTTTGACAACGGCGCCGAGCTTGCCGGCCTCGGCGCTGCGACTCTGCGCCTGGCCGTTGATGCCACCGTCACCCGCATCAAGTCGTTCAACATCCTGGCCGATACGGGAGGACGTGCCGACCGGAAGGTGGTGGTCGGCGCGCATCTGGACTCCGTCGGCGAGGGACCCGGAATCAACGACAACGGCACCGGACTGGGCGCCATCCTGGAAACCGCAATCCAGTTCAAGGAGACCCACGAAAAAGCCAGGAACAGGGTGCGGTTCGCATTCTGGGGCGGCGAAGAGGACGGTCTGATCGGCTCCGACTACTACGTCTCCCAGCTCTCCGACCGTCAGATCAAGGACCACGCCGTCAACCTGAATTTCGACATGGTCGGCTCGCCGAACTACGTCCGATACGTATACGACGGCGACGGTTCGTCCTACGGAGCGGCTGGCCCCGCTGGATCCGGCGTCGTTGAAAAGGTCTTTCTGGACTACTTCGCGTCCCAAGGACTGCCGGCCGCGCCGACGGCCTTCGACGGGCGCTCGGACTACTTTGGCTTCATCGAGAACGGGATTCCGGCCGGTGGCCTGTTTACCGGCGCGGAGGACCTGAAGACACCGGAGGAGGCAGCTGTCTTCGGCGGTACGGCGGGCGCGCCGCACGACCCCTGCTACCACGCGGCCTGCGATACCATCGCGAACGTCAACACCACGGTGCTCGACCAGATGGCCGACGCGATCGCACACGCGACGCTGACCTTCGCTCAGACCAAATCGGCGGTAAGCGGCACGGCCACGGGTAAGAGCCTCACAGAACTCAAATTCAAGGGGCACAGCAGACTGCGGTAAGGGACACAGCAGACTGAGGTAGCGCCCCCGCCCACTTCAGCCGAGGAAGCCCGGGACGATCAGCAGCGCCGTGGGCACGGCCAGCAGCAGCAGGCAGGCTGCGAGCACAGCGGCGCGCAGCGGCTCGGGCAGCGGCGGCTGGGGGGACAGCAGCCGGCTGACCCGTGAGGCGGTGGTGCGCGCCGAACCGGTCCCGCCGATGGCGCCGGGCTGGTCGGGTTCGACGTCGGCCAGGTCCGGTTCACCCAACGCCAGCGGAGTTCCCGGTGCGCCGGGGGAGCCGCTGGCCACGATTGCGATGGCCCTGATCAGTGTTGCCTTGCTCTCCGTCTTCAGCGCCACATCATCGGCGAGCATCTCGATCAGCGAGTTGACCGCTTCCTGCGCGAGCCGCGTGGTGGGCAGCCACGGCAGTGCCTGGCGCCAGGCGGCGAAGGCCCAGAGCAGGAGATGGTGGCGCTGGCTGAGGTGGGCATTCTCGTGGATCAGGACCGCCCGGAGCTCGGCGGGTTCCAGGGCCGCCATCAACCCGTCGGAGAGGACCGTGACGGAGCGTGCGCCGCCCGGCAGGCAGTAGGCCACCGGGGAGTCGAGGTTGAGCACCATGGTCTTCGGACCGTCCGCGGAAGGCGAGGCCAGCAGGGCGAGGAGTTCACGGTGCCGGCGACGCTGCCGTTGGATCTTGTAATAGGTCAGCAGCAGGGTGAAGACGAGGTGCGCCGTCAGCAGCGCCGCCGCCGAGAGCGCAAAGATGTGCCAGAAGCCAAGTACCGTGGTGGGCGCGTTGTGCAGGACCATCCCCGCCAGGGACGTCAGCCCCGCAAGCAGGTTCTCCCCGGCGGGCTCCAGCCCGTAGACCAGCATGGCGCCGATCATCGACAGACCGCCAGCAAGGGCAATCGCCTGCCATAGGAGCATGGCCGTAAACGGGGACCGCGCGGGCCACTGGGCACGCGAGAGCAGGATAGGCACCGGCCACGCCAGGACTATCGCCAGGACCGCCAGAAACCATGAGGTCCAGAACATCGTGCGCTAGCTGCGGCCCAGCAGTTTGCGCAGCGTTTCCGCTTCCGTGTCGGAGACCGAACCAATAAAACGCGCCAGAACGGCTTCCCGGTCCGGCGCGGAACCCAAGACCTCGTGCATCAGCTCGGCCGTGTGGTCAGCCCGGCTGGACACGGCCTGGTAGCGGTGCGGCCGTGTGCCGCGCTCGCGTTCCACCAGCCCTTTGCGCTCAAGGCGCGACAGGACCGTCAGGACCGTGGTGACGGCCAGATCCTTGCCCTCATGCCCCGCGGCACCGCCCTCCGCGCGGGTGCTCTGCGCCAGCAGATCCCGCAGCGTATTGGCCGTTGCAGCCTCTTGGCCTGCCCAGAGCAGATCCATCACTGCCCGTTCCAGTTCACCGAGACTTGCCATTGGTACGTCCTTCTTGACGGCCCCCGGGGTCGGCTGAACTGCCTTCCGGGTGGTTTGCTAACACTTCAACCTCAAATTTACCGCGTTTTGCGCATTCTTTCTACATCCGGTAGAACAACCTGTCCGGCGCGCCGCCGCACCGCGCATACTTGCGGGCTTTACGGCAGTTCCCGAAGGTGATGCGTGGGGATCCTGTCCCGGTCGTACGTGATCTTGTCGTAGCCGTGAGGTTCCGGCTTGCCCTCGACGCCGAGGTTCACAAAAACGAGCTCCTCGATGGTGAGGATGCTTTGACGGGTGATCATGTTCCGGACCTCGGCGCGCATGGTCAGGGACGTCCGGCCAAAGTTGGTGGCTGTCAGCCCCATCTCAATCAAATCGCCCTTGACCGCGGAGCTAACAAAGTTGATTTCAGATATGTATTTGGTGACGGCCCGGCCGTTACCAAGCTGGATGATGGCGTAGATCGCCGCTTCCTCATCAATCCACTTCAGCAGGCTGCCACCGAACAGTGTGCCGTTGGCATTCAGGTCTTCGGGCCGGACCCATTTTCGGGTGCGGAAGCTGATGTCAGTCGATTCCATGAGGCGAGAGTAGCTGACACCAAAACGAAAGACCCAGTGTGTCGTGGGTGGAGATCCGGCCGTGAACGTCTGGACTGTCCTCAAGGTGTACTGGCGACTGAGCACCGATTTGTCGCGCTCGGGCCGGGTAATGACCTGCAACAAAGGAGGCGGACACGGCTGCGGCGGTGCGCGCAGGTCAAACAGCCTGGACCGGGCCGGCCATAGGCACCGCGAGCCACGCGGACCTATCATCTGAGCATGAGGCGCCGTCGCAGGGGCGGGCAGGCGATCCAGCCGGGGCCGTGCCGCGCCGCCGGGTTCCGCGGATGCGGAAACGTGCCGATTTGTTCTACACTCTGTAGAAGAAGTATTTCTACGCCACGTAGAAGTCTTGGACCTAGCCAAAAGTAGGGACTGCCTTGGACGCCTTGGAAATCGCACGCTGGCAATTCGGAATCACCACGGTCTACCACTTCATGATGGTGCCGCTCACCATCGGCCTGGGCCTGGTGGTCGCCGTCATCCAGACGCTCTGGTACCGCACCGGCCGGCCGGAGTACCTCCGGATGACCAAGTTCTGGGGCAAGCTCTTCCTGATCAACTTCATCATGGGCGTTGCCACCGGCATCGTGCAGGAGTTCCAGTTCGGCATGGCCTGGAGTGAATACAGCCGCTTCGTCGGGGATGTGTTCGGGGCGCCGCTCGCCATGGAAGCACTCCTGGCCTTCTTCGTGGAATCCACCTTCCTGGGCCTCTGGATCTTCGGGTGGAAACAGCTCAAGCCCGCCGTTCACCTCGCCTGCCTCTGGATCGTCGTCGTCGCTTCGGCCTTCTCCGCCTACTTCATCATCGTGGCCAACAGCTGGATGCAGCACCCCGTCGGCGTCGAGATGATCGACGGCCGGCCGGTCATGACGGACGCCTGGGCGGTCTTTACCAACAACACCGCGCTCGTCGCCGTACCGCACACCCTTTTCGGCTGCCTCGCCGTCGCCGGTGCCTTCCTGCTCGGCATCGCCTGGTACCACCTGTGGCGCCGCCGCCATGACGGGATTGACACGGTGGGTGCGGACGGGAAGGTGGTCCCCGGCGAATCGACGGTTCCCGGACGGGACCGGGCCGACCACGCCGTCTGGATCCGCTCGCTCCGGATCGGCGCCGTCGTCGCCATGATCTCCTTCGCCGGCACCGCCCTGACCGGCGACCTGCAGGGCAAGCTCATGTTTGAACAGCAGCCCATGAAGATGGCCGCCGCCGAGGCCGCCTGCCACGACGGCACGGGCTTCTCCGTGCTCAGCGTCGGCAACCTCGGCACCAAAAACTGCGAC
Encoded here:
- a CDS encoding M20/M25/M40 family metallo-hydrolase, with amino-acid sequence MRHRNIRAAAIAATMGLAVGFAPPAAADAGTDSGALRAAVSAENILSHLKALQAVADANGGNRAAGTRGYEKSARYIEDRLKDAGYEPVRQRFTYSRYGFVAAALERISPLPRTYGYGAADGFLDMYYSGAGEVTAQVSAVDINLAGARGSTSGCEKADFRGFRSGHIALIQRGTCGFRDKVDNAVAAGAAGVIVFNQGDVVPGDDRMGLFGGTLEAPQAKVPVVSTTFDNGAELAGLGAATLRLAVDATVTRIKSFNILADTGGRADRKVVVGAHLDSVGEGPGINDNGTGLGAILETAIQFKETHEKARNRVRFAFWGGEEDGLIGSDYYVSQLSDRQIKDHAVNLNFDMVGSPNYVRYVYDGDGSSYGAAGPAGSGVVEKVFLDYFASQGLPAAPTAFDGRSDYFGFIENGIPAGGLFTGAEDLKTPEEAAVFGGTAGAPHDPCYHAACDTIANVNTTVLDQMADAIAHATLTFAQTKSAVSGTATGKSLTELKFKGHSRLR
- a CDS encoding M56 family metallopeptidase, which gives rise to MFWTSWFLAVLAIVLAWPVPILLSRAQWPARSPFTAMLLWQAIALAGGLSMIGAMLVYGLEPAGENLLAGLTSLAGMVLHNAPTTVLGFWHIFALSAAALLTAHLVFTLLLTYYKIQRQRRRHRELLALLASPSADGPKTMVLNLDSPVAYCLPGGARSVTVLSDGLMAALEPAELRAVLIHENAHLSQRHHLLLWAFAAWRQALPWLPTTRLAQEAVNSLIEMLADDVALKTESKATLIRAIAIVASGSPGAPGTPLALGEPDLADVEPDQPGAIGGTGSARTTASRVSRLLSPQPPLPEPLRAAVLAACLLLLAVPTALLIVPGFLG
- a CDS encoding BlaI/MecI/CopY family transcriptional regulator, whose amino-acid sequence is MASLGELERAVMDLLWAGQEAATANTLRDLLAQSTRAEGGAAGHEGKDLAVTTVLTVLSRLERKGLVERERGTRPHRYQAVSSRADHTAELMHEVLGSAPDREAVLARFIGSVSDTEAETLRKLLGRS
- a CDS encoding acyl-CoA thioesterase; this encodes MESTDISFRTRKWVRPEDLNANGTLFGGSLLKWIDEEAAIYAIIQLGNGRAVTKYISEINFVSSAVKGDLIEMGLTATNFGRTSLTMRAEVRNMITRQSILTIEELVFVNLGVEGKPEPHGYDKITYDRDRIPTHHLRELP
- a CDS encoding cytochrome ubiquinol oxidase subunit I codes for the protein MDALEIARWQFGITTVYHFMMVPLTIGLGLVVAVIQTLWYRTGRPEYLRMTKFWGKLFLINFIMGVATGIVQEFQFGMAWSEYSRFVGDVFGAPLAMEALLAFFVESTFLGLWIFGWKQLKPAVHLACLWIVVVASAFSAYFIIVANSWMQHPVGVEMIDGRPVMTDAWAVFTNNTALVAVPHTLFGCLAVAGAFLLGIAWYHLWRRRHDGIDTVGADGKVVPGESTVPGRDRADHAVWIRSLRIGAVVAMISFAGTALTGDLQGKLMFEQQPMKMAAAEAACHDGTGFSVLSVGNLGTKNCDDIVAVIEVPGILSFLAKGDFTTEVKGVNSLLEQYKADYGTHLPDNPIYGDRAGQEIQYVPVMEVTYWGFRMMIGFGGVAALAALVALWVTRKGTVPASRGLMRLAVFGILAPFGANAAGWIFTEMGRQPFVVAPNPDPSGIDQVFMFTAAAVSPGVSAGEIMASLVVLTAVYAALLVVEVKLLVKYIRGGVVSAMPELAHAPADENEDQTPGKGPQGSGKPDDDVLAFAY